One stretch of Hymenobacter chitinivorans DSM 11115 DNA includes these proteins:
- a CDS encoding alpha/beta fold hydrolase, which translates to MNFAATVRPILAALLLAAAPLAATHAGPAPAATAVTDNAAAHPSFTVRVVGKGQPMLLIPGLTCPGAVWDATVAHYQKQYQCHVVSLAGFGGQPAAANTTAFLQGVRDQLLGYIKTQKLNKPVVVGHSLGGFMGLWLSTTQPEAVGPLVIVDSLPFMAAVQNPGLTAAAAKPMAEGMRQQMSQGHLPMAAQRQMVSSLVTDSARVTQLARWGQASDPATVAQAMYDMMTTDLRADLSRVQQPALVLGAWAAYQQFGSTKESTRAIFAQQYAKLPQVRIEMSEAGRHFLMYDDTQWFFTQADAFLKQQAVARK; encoded by the coding sequence ATGAACTTCGCCGCTACCGTCCGCCCCATCCTGGCCGCCCTCCTGCTGGCCGCCGCACCCCTGGCCGCTACCCATGCCGGCCCCGCTCCGGCTGCTACTGCCGTTACCGATAATGCCGCGGCCCACCCCAGCTTCACGGTACGCGTAGTGGGCAAAGGCCAGCCCATGTTGCTGATTCCAGGCCTGACCTGCCCCGGCGCGGTGTGGGACGCCACCGTGGCCCACTACCAGAAGCAGTACCAGTGCCACGTGGTGTCGTTGGCCGGTTTCGGCGGGCAGCCGGCCGCAGCCAACACCACGGCGTTTTTGCAGGGTGTGCGCGACCAGCTGCTGGGTTACATCAAAACCCAGAAGCTCAACAAGCCCGTGGTGGTGGGCCACAGCCTGGGCGGCTTTATGGGGTTGTGGCTGAGCACCACCCAGCCCGAGGCCGTGGGCCCGTTGGTAATCGTTGATTCGCTGCCGTTTATGGCGGCCGTGCAAAACCCGGGCCTGACGGCCGCAGCGGCCAAGCCCATGGCCGAGGGCATGCGCCAGCAAATGAGCCAGGGCCACCTGCCGATGGCGGCCCAGCGCCAGATGGTGAGCAGCCTGGTAACCGACTCGGCCCGCGTGACCCAGCTGGCGCGTTGGGGCCAGGCTTCCGACCCGGCCACCGTGGCCCAGGCCATGTACGATATGATGACCACCGACCTGCGCGCCGACCTGAGCCGCGTGCAGCAGCCCGCCCTGGTGCTGGGCGCCTGGGCTGCTTACCAGCAGTTCGGCTCGACCAAGGAAAGCACCCGCGCCATTTTTGCCCAGCAGTACGCCAAGCTGCCCCAGGTGCGCATTGAAATGTCGGAAGCCGGCCGCCACTTCCTGATGTACGACGACACCCAGTGGTTTTTCACCCAGGCCGACGCGTTCCTGAAGCAGCAGGCGGTGGCCCGCAAGTAG
- a CDS encoding outer membrane protein assembly factor BamE, protein MRIFVPLLALAATLLTGCTAQESFQNAENCTKVQVGMSQQQVRGIMGAPTGEDAAEGGGKTWSYLFGSATDTQPIRIQFDASGKVSSATCAPEASGSERPTGN, encoded by the coding sequence ATGAGAATATTCGTTCCGCTGCTGGCCCTGGCCGCCACGCTGCTCACCGGCTGCACGGCCCAGGAAAGCTTTCAGAATGCCGAGAACTGCACGAAGGTGCAAGTCGGGATGAGCCAGCAGCAGGTGCGCGGCATCATGGGCGCCCCCACCGGCGAAGACGCGGCCGAGGGCGGCGGCAAAACCTGGTCCTACCTGTTTGGCAGCGCCACCGACACCCAGCCCATCCGCATTCAGTTCGACGCCAGCGGCAAAGTTTCGTCTGCTACCTGCGCCCCGGAAGCCTCGGGCTCGGAGCGGCCCACGGGCAACTAA
- a CDS encoding sll1863 family stress response protein, producing MSYTPHPENMRVPQHLSETELHQALDELDAKIKTLRNRAHATTVNSENTYHEHIAALEVKRAKLADLVGPAGRTAERPASTWDEIRRGIDTLREDLRNII from the coding sequence ATGTCGTACACTCCCCACCCCGAAAATATGCGCGTGCCCCAGCACCTGAGCGAAACGGAGCTGCACCAGGCTCTGGACGAGCTGGACGCCAAGATCAAAACCCTGCGCAACCGCGCCCACGCCACCACCGTCAACTCCGAAAACACCTACCACGAGCACATTGCGGCCCTGGAAGTGAAGCGCGCCAAGCTGGCCGACCTCGTGGGCCCCGCCGGCCGCACCGCCGAGCGTCCGGCCAGCACCTGGGACGAAATCCGCCGGGGCATCGACACGCTGCGCGAGGACTTACGCAACATCATTTAG
- a CDS encoding energy transducer TonB: MLRFLLVLSCFSLLLGQAQAQNQLAAALTDSGSSVSPGPAAAAPMVYLVAEEMPSFPGGEAAFTKFLRAKIQYPAAALNHGTSGKVHVSFIVDEQGHILDPKVVKGLGFGLDEEALRLVRIMPWWSPGKIQGQPVKVVYTLPIVFRALE, from the coding sequence ATGCTCCGATTCTTACTCGTGCTTTCGTGCTTTTCGCTCCTTCTGGGTCAGGCTCAGGCTCAGAATCAACTGGCTGCGGCCCTCACCGACAGCGGCAGCAGCGTGAGCCCGGGCCCGGCCGCCGCGGCTCCCATGGTATACCTCGTGGCCGAAGAAATGCCCAGCTTTCCGGGCGGCGAGGCGGCCTTTACCAAGTTCCTGCGGGCCAAAATTCAGTACCCGGCGGCGGCCCTCAACCACGGCACCTCGGGTAAGGTCCACGTGAGCTTTATCGTGGATGAGCAGGGCCACATTCTCGACCCTAAAGTGGTGAAAGGCCTGGGCTTCGGCCTCGATGAGGAAGCCCTGCGCCTGGTCCGCATCATGCCCTGGTGGAGCCCCGGCAAAATTCAGGGCCAGCCCGTGAAGGTGGTATACACCTTGCCTATTGTATTTCGGGCGTTAGAGTAG
- a CDS encoding TonB-dependent receptor family protein: MLPLATLAQTPDSADTTRVVRLPEATVVGYGTNLPLRRTAGGVSVLDAAGIERFNQASLAAAVNTLPGVRLEERATASYRISVRGSTLRSPFGVRNVKVYYHDIPFTEASGSTPFNLLDPATIGRIEVIKGPAASVYGAGTGGAILLSNRQALPGEARAQVGFTAGSFGLRRYSALAETATASSALRAQYVHQSLDGYRQNSAALRDVLTLDGEVRASDKQTLAAHVLYTDLSYQLPGGLTRAQFDQDPRQARPRTVNSAGVVTSPGTVEQQAAYASRTALVGFSHEYRFNPAFTNKTTLYATGTVIRTPYLVDYERNTAVGWGGRTVFTYRAVVGGRLLRLSGGGEWQSSQENARNYENRRGSTGALRYDDDIRTSTGFGFAQAELELPAGLLATVGASYNRLTYDITRVAGGTINPAGYEVERRFRPEVSPRVALLKEITPLISAYASVSSGFSPPTEEEIRPSDGSLNTGLQAERGTSYEVGLRGKALREWLQFDVAAFDFGLRQTIVTRTNELGAQLFANSGTTRQRGVEVALSGWLWRPSAPTLAPVGVGGATPGLRAWTSYAYNHFRFQDYQQNADNFSGNRLTGTAPHTLSAGLDATIPLGFYLNPTLSHQARLPLNDANTVYAPGYWTFAARAGWRQMLFAHLEADVFAGVENATNRRYSLGNDLNAFGGRYYQPAPGRNFYGGTTLGWRW, encoded by the coding sequence TTGCTGCCACTGGCAACGCTGGCCCAAACTCCCGACTCTGCCGACACTACCCGCGTCGTAAGGCTGCCCGAGGCCACGGTAGTGGGCTACGGCACCAACTTGCCCCTGCGGCGCACGGCGGGCGGGGTGAGCGTGCTGGATGCCGCGGGCATCGAGCGGTTCAATCAGGCCTCGTTGGCGGCGGCCGTCAATACCCTGCCGGGGGTGCGGCTGGAGGAGCGGGCCACGGCCAGCTACCGCATCAGCGTGCGGGGCAGCACGCTCCGCTCCCCGTTTGGGGTCCGCAACGTGAAGGTGTACTACCACGACATTCCCTTCACCGAAGCCAGCGGCAGCACGCCCTTCAACCTGCTCGACCCCGCTACCATCGGGCGTATTGAAGTCATCAAAGGGCCGGCGGCCAGCGTGTACGGGGCCGGCACGGGCGGGGCCATTCTGCTCAGCAACCGGCAGGCCCTGCCCGGCGAGGCCCGGGCCCAGGTGGGCTTCACGGCGGGCAGCTTCGGGCTGCGGCGCTACTCGGCCCTGGCCGAAACCGCTACGGCCAGCAGCGCCCTGCGGGCCCAGTACGTGCACCAAAGTTTGGACGGCTACCGCCAAAACAGCGCCGCCCTACGCGACGTGCTGACCCTCGACGGAGAAGTGCGCGCCTCCGACAAGCAAACCCTGGCCGCTCACGTGCTTTACACTGACCTCTCGTACCAGCTGCCCGGCGGCCTGACCCGGGCTCAATTCGACCAGGACCCGCGCCAGGCCCGGCCCCGCACCGTGAACAGTGCTGGGGTGGTAACCAGCCCCGGCACGGTGGAGCAGCAGGCGGCTTACGCCTCGCGCACGGCGCTGGTGGGTTTCTCGCACGAGTACCGCTTCAACCCGGCTTTCACCAACAAAACCACACTCTACGCTACCGGCACCGTCATCCGCACGCCCTATCTGGTGGATTATGAGCGCAACACGGCCGTGGGCTGGGGCGGGCGTACGGTATTCACGTACCGAGCGGTGGTAGGCGGCCGGTTGCTGCGCCTAAGCGGGGGCGGGGAGTGGCAAAGCAGCCAGGAAAATGCCCGCAACTACGAAAACCGCCGCGGCAGCACCGGCGCCCTGCGCTACGACGACGACATTCGCACCAGCACCGGCTTCGGTTTTGCCCAGGCCGAGCTGGAGCTACCCGCCGGCCTGCTGGCCACGGTAGGCGCCAGCTACAACCGCCTGACCTACGACATTACCCGGGTGGCGGGCGGCACCATCAACCCGGCGGGCTACGAGGTGGAGCGCCGCTTCCGACCCGAAGTGTCGCCGCGGGTGGCGTTGCTCAAGGAAATTACCCCCCTGATTTCGGCCTACGCCAGCGTGAGCAGCGGTTTCTCGCCGCCCACTGAGGAGGAAATCCGGCCTTCCGACGGCAGCCTGAACACCGGTTTGCAGGCCGAGCGGGGCACGAGCTACGAAGTGGGCCTGCGCGGCAAAGCCCTGCGCGAGTGGCTGCAGTTTGATGTGGCCGCCTTCGACTTTGGCCTGCGCCAGACCATCGTGACCCGTACCAATGAGCTGGGTGCCCAGCTGTTTGCCAACTCCGGCACCACCCGGCAGCGGGGCGTAGAGGTAGCCCTGAGCGGCTGGCTTTGGCGGCCCTCAGCCCCGACTTTGGCTCCGGTCGGCGTCGGCGGGGCTACTCCCGGCCTGCGCGCCTGGACCAGCTACGCATACAACCATTTCCGCTTTCAGGACTACCAACAGAACGCCGACAACTTCAGCGGCAACCGCCTCACCGGCACCGCCCCGCACACGCTCAGCGCCGGCCTCGATGCCACTATTCCGCTGGGCTTCTACCTGAACCCGACCCTGAGCCACCAGGCCCGCCTGCCGCTCAATGATGCCAATACCGTGTATGCGCCCGGCTACTGGACCTTCGCGGCCCGGGCCGGCTGGCGCCAAATGCTATTCGCGCACCTGGAAGCCGACGTGTTTGCGGGCGTAGAAAACGCTACGAACCGGCGCTATAGCCTCGGCAACGACCTGAACGCCTTCGGGGGCCGCTACTACCAGCCCGCCCCCGGCCGCAACTTCTACGGCGGCACCACGCTCGGCTGGCGCTGGTAA
- a CDS encoding universal stress protein, whose translation MPAPLLVLTDFTPAADAALRYAAALAAVLHVPLVLLHVNRNSVFDPETFTGKIPHRSEGEIAVALNERVQNMPVPVIPALTAGRSTRAIREVVEQHRPALLILGRPSVAELPDELVSTTSLDLLAELQYPLLIVPAGTAPQVPQRIALAADGNPFQLAAPARAVPEVLGTLRAAVTVVHVAEPEDDDSCRPSLVSVQQAGLLTDGQNPVSTHGTRHLDVPRGIEQAMQATRAELLVLIARRHNVLGRLFHRSVTAQMIRQAQLPVLVLPTTG comes from the coding sequence ATGCCCGCTCCCCTGCTTGTGCTGACCGATTTTACGCCCGCCGCCGACGCGGCCCTGCGCTACGCGGCGGCCTTAGCCGCCGTGCTGCACGTGCCGCTGGTATTGCTGCACGTCAACCGCAACTCGGTTTTTGACCCGGAAACATTCACCGGTAAGATCCCCCACCGCAGTGAGGGCGAAATTGCCGTGGCCCTGAATGAGCGGGTGCAAAATATGCCCGTGCCCGTAATACCCGCTCTGACGGCCGGCCGCTCTACCCGGGCCATCCGGGAAGTTGTGGAGCAGCACCGGCCCGCCCTGCTGATTCTGGGCCGGCCCAGCGTGGCCGAGCTGCCCGATGAGCTGGTCAGCACCACGTCCCTGGATTTGCTGGCCGAGCTGCAGTACCCGTTGCTTATTGTACCCGCCGGCACTGCCCCGCAGGTGCCGCAGCGCATAGCCCTGGCCGCTGATGGCAACCCGTTTCAGCTGGCCGCTCCGGCCCGGGCGGTACCAGAGGTGCTGGGCACGCTGCGGGCGGCCGTGACCGTGGTGCACGTGGCCGAACCCGAAGACGACGATTCCTGCCGCCCCTCCCTGGTCAGCGTGCAGCAAGCCGGCCTGCTCACCGACGGCCAGAACCCGGTGTCGACCCACGGAACCCGCCACCTGGACGTACCCCGGGGTATTGAGCAGGCCATGCAAGCCACCCGCGCCGAGCTGCTGGTGCTTATTGCCCGCCGCCACAACGTGCTGGGCCGGCTGTTTCACCGTAGCGTCACCGCCCAGATGATCCGGCAGGCCCAGTTGCCCGTGCTGGTGCTGCCTACCACGGGGTAA